DNA sequence from the Chromatiales bacterium genome:
AATCCCGGGGTCAGGTCTTGCACTGCAACATCACATTCGCTCTTCCCAGTACCCCCGCGAATCCCGGGGTCAGGTCTTGCACTGCAACATCACATTCGCTCTTCCCAGTACCCCGGATTGCGATGTAGATGCATGACAGCAACGACCATTGCCCCATCACCGTCCTCGGAATACAAAACACCATACGGAAATCACCGAATGAGTGAGCGGCGAATATCCCCTTCGAGAATGGCCCAGGCATGTGGGTAGGCGGTCGCGCGTTGGATCGCGGAATAGACCTCGACTGCAAAGTCCTGGCCGAGACCCGGCTCCACGTCTTCGTAGTATTGAATAGCCTCAGCGAGCTCTGCTGCTGCATCCGGATGAAAGCGAAAGCTCACCCTTCATACCTTTTCCATATCTTCTCGAAGACCTGGTCACCCGGAATTGCTTGAACGGACCCTTCACGTACCGCTTCAAGCCTTTTCCTGGCAACAGCCGCCCATCGCTTGTCGATTTCGGACTCCGGCGGATTCAGGCTGCGAAGCAGGGAGTCCACAACCAGGGCCCGCTCTTCCACCGGGAGGGATTCTGCCTCATCAATCAGGTCTTTGATCTTCATCCATACCACTCCAGGCGAATCCGGGGACAGTATACTGATTAACTTTGGCAGGCCGCCGCATTCGGTATACTGTCCCCGGAATTCCCGGAATTCCCGGAATTCCCGGAATTCTCCTGGAATTCTCCTGCTCCTGGTATACTGTCCCCGGAATTCTCCTGATTGATTCGTTTATCCTGCCACGGACTAACTGCACCGCTTGAAAAGCGCAGGATTGCTTGTCCTTGGATAATCTAGATCGTCACTAAAAAACATCAACTCCCCCCCCTTACGCTTCGTCTGCGCGCTATAGCTGAGGGTATACCGAATTTTTCGACGGTCTTTATATAACTCCTCGATTTCCGGAGCATCATCGTACGACACGACCCAATTTGCGCGTAAATTCTTCTGCACCAATCTAGCAATTCTCGCGTGATCTTCTTGCGCATAATGATTGCGATATAGACGCTGCGCTTTGTTGAAATATGGCGGATCGAGATATACCAAAGACTTCTTCGGAAACTTGGTATTCTTAATGAATACCTCTGCATCGAGATTAGTTACTTTGATGCGGTGTTTATGGTCTTCGACCTTCTGCAGTCGCTCACATATGCCATCCCGATTAAACCTGGCATCAATTAACCAATTTCCTTTCTGCTCCACCCCCCCAATAACACCACCTCCAAGTATCCCGGAACGATTGGTCCGATTGAGAAATAACGTGGCAAATCCTAGAAGAAGCCTCTTCTTTCGACCCGGCTTTAAATATATATCACGCTGCTTTTGCCATTCATCGATAGTTAATGGCGCGCTTTGCACCATGTCAATCAGTGCTTGCGTCTCATTCAATGCTGAGTGCCAAAATGCGTAGATGGCAGGATCTACGTCGTTAAGCCAAACCTCTTTGGCATAAGAGGTCATAACAAGTTCTAGGGCAATTCCTGCACCGCCCGCATATGGCTCAACATAAATGCCATCGCATAGCCCATTATCGACAAACAGTTGCCTGATAAATGGAGCCAATTTACCTTTCCCTCCAGGGTACCTTAGTGGGGTGTAATAACGCATCTGCGACCTCCTTTCCCCCAAGGATAAGATAAATCTGTTTTGACGGCCACCGCCTCATCACAAATGGGCATACAGAGCATCTAGAAAGGGCTGAATATTGTCCCAGGCCGTGGCAAGATCCGGCCCTGACGGATGGAAATGCCTGTTGTGTACGTATGCATGAAACGTGTTGAAAGAAAGTGAATTATGTGGACTTGAAATTGCCGTCTTAATTCCCTTCAGTTCGTGTTTACTCGCCCATTTCTGCTGCTCCATATGTGCAGCCGCCTTCTCAGCTTTTTTCGATAAGTTGTCTCCATCATGATATTCAACTGAGTTATGTTCGAGATAAAGCTCAATGCTTAACTCGACAAATACCCGAAACAGCACTGAAACCGCGTTACGGTGCCGGTTAATTTCAAGATCCTGCAGCTCCCGGAAGACCGCCCGAAGACGCTTATCCTTGATCGAATACTGAACGCCTGAAGGAACGATGTGTTTGCGTTGGTGGGATGGCTTGAGCGCACGAGCTTTTGTCGATACCTGAGCAGGCTTCGCGGGTGGAACCATAGGACGCGAGTCCTTTACTTCCCTTTGCTGGTTAGGCGTATTCTCCGGGGGGAAGCTGGAAATATACTCTTTTTGCTTTTTTGCATCATAGACATCCCTGACAGGCATTCCGTCTGCGATGTCCCTCAACACTTTTGTAAGACCCTTGAGCATCTCTGTTTCATGGAGGAAGCGCCGCGGGACGCCATCGGCACTAGCAATTCCGAGGAACTCACGCACTTCTGGGTTTTTAAGTAGACGGTCAAGAGTTGATATTTTAAAACCCTTACCGGTCACTTTGGTACGCAAATTGTCGTCTAATTTCTCCAGTACAGAGTCAACCACCAAGTGAGTGAACGCATAACGGCCCTTCTTCCCAAGGCGCTGAAGGTGTCTGCTTTTCTGCATTGCATCCCACGGAATTGTTCCGACGCCTTCTTGATATCCCTGATGACGGAGCTCGATTGGCCAGTCTGCTTCTTCGATAGAATCTGCTACTGTGCATTCAATTTTTCGCGGGATATCTACTTTCGCCTTGCCGCGAATTGCTGCAAATTTCCGCCTGAGCTTAGGATCTTCGCATCGTTCCGGATTATCGAGCAGCTTAAGAGCAGTGATCCGACGGTTCCCTTCCCAGACGATATAGTCACCCTTGGTATCAGGATCGGGAACTACTAGCACGCCATCAATGGGACTTAAGCCGTGCTCGGCGATGTCCGCAGCGAGATTCCGAATCTCATCACTAAGATGCTCAAGCATCCATGCGATACAGTCAGGTTCGGACGGCAAGGCGCCGTGACGGTCATTCTCCTTGTTTAGCCGCAGTCTTGCCAAAGGAATCGGGAGCCGTTGATATGCCATGTGCCAGTCCTTGATCGTTATTACCAAATGCAACAACCCAGATATAAGATACGCAATCGACTTGGTCCGCTCCACAAGAAAATACCCCACAACCGCTGGCACTCCAAGCGATCACCATGGGTAGGATTTTTCCTACATCCACAAAAAAGCCGCCCAAAAGGCGGCTTCTCTGTTCCAGCATCACGCTGACACCCTACTTCTTCTTCGGCACATAGATATCCGTACACGTCCCCTCGGCCACCTCGGCGGCGCAGTTGAGTGTCTCGGATAGGGTCGGGTGCGGGTGGATGGTGAGGCCGATGTCCTCGGCGTCCGCGCCCATCTCCAGGGCCAGCACGGCCTCGGCGATGAGTTCGCCGGCGTTGGGGCCGACGATGCCGGCGCCGATGATCTGGCCGGTGGCCTCGTCGAACAGCACCTTGGTGAGGCCCTCGTCGCGGCCGATGGAGAGGGAGCGGCCGCTGGCGGCCCAGGGGAAGGCGCCCTTGTGGTAGGCGATGCCCTCGGCCTTGCACTCGTCTTCCGTCTTGCCCATCCAGGCGACTTCCGGGTCGGTGTAGGCCACCGAGGGGATGGTGCGGGCGTCGAAGAAGCTCTTCTGCCCGGCGATGACCTCGGCGGCGACCTTGCCCTCGTGCGTGGCCTT
Encoded proteins:
- a CDS encoding type II toxin-antitoxin system RelE/ParE family toxin, giving the protein MSFRFHPDAAAELAEAIQYYEDVEPGLGQDFAVEVYSAIQRATAYPHAWAILEGDIRRSLIR
- a CDS encoding addiction module protein is translated as MKIKDLIDEAESLPVEERALVVDSLLRSLNPPESEIDKRWAAVARKRLEAVREGSVQAIPGDQVFEKIWKRYEG
- a CDS encoding DNA adenine methylase — its product is MRYYTPLRYPGGKGKLAPFIRQLFVDNGLCDGIYVEPYAGGAGIALELVMTSYAKEVWLNDVDPAIYAFWHSALNETQALIDMVQSAPLTIDEWQKQRDIYLKPGRKKRLLLGFATLFLNRTNRSGILGGGVIGGVEQKGNWLIDARFNRDGICERLQKVEDHKHRIKVTNLDAEVFIKNTKFPKKSLVYLDPPYFNKAQRLYRNHYAQEDHARIARLVQKNLRANWVVSYDDAPEIEELYKDRRKIRYTLSYSAQTKRKGGELMFFSDDLDYPRTSNPALFKRCS